Proteins encoded within one genomic window of Ranitomeya variabilis isolate aRanVar5 chromosome 4, aRanVar5.hap1, whole genome shotgun sequence:
- the ZFAND4 gene encoding AN1-type zinc finger protein 4, which yields MSNKKEPPFFNEDNIGSFHYKLPFYETMELFIETLTGTSFELRVSPFETIFCVKAKIQRLEGIPIAQQHLIWNNTELEDEFCLTDYNISEGCTLKLVLAMRGGPINTRRVPLDDSVREIAEFMDPVREELWEKTPTNKQVTFLVYREGDQLNFFRVVDRGDGTLTPLSESLSGGSVYNLYAEDEDDFEASPSGQQIIENSITMNKMKLLKSKMENMNLNKKPKMSSKLKPRPPNAPRPTSISMASSRHRLLKALPHIGQTCLPPGNPYVSESSHNALSTLTAAARTIPSITSDFLKAEETWGSPSLIPSLSSINLPPKVSRVELEDASHSTNAVLSPVTPFPKNDVLKKDSDPILHQNLNLFSSEDASRSISESFALLAEAGLPEQYGELCSLRKMKSDFDLLEGNQEASTIETHQTALSKSSNSDLMETSLNTSEVSPPRSKFLSPIHFSPKLNDATFSTSHHPKCFDFRSLRPPASHSHFHSLQLRNMADPTTSRTTRFRGVKVESPGKGSDVISKMEARDMTELVNKASKEPMGSLNNFGFFASLARSTSRDDLNSSNNPGRLRNHLIAPPTTLQEEAISLHDSLNIFNTPHRVGQNVINTSCGRGTVEATHLFPPVKSVRTKKATKHCFLCGKKTGLATSYECRCGNNFCATHRYAETHSCTYDYKTAGRRYLQESNPVITAPKLPKI from the exons GCATTcccattgcacaacaacatttaattTGGAATAACACGGAATTGGAGGATGAGTTTTGTTTGACTGACTACAA CATCTCAGAAGGTTGCACTCTGAAGTTGGTGTTGGCTATGAGAGGAGGCCCAATTAACACACGGAGAG TGCCACTGGATGACTCTGTCCGAGAGATAGCAGAGTTCATGGACCCCGTCCGGGAGGAGTTGTGGGAAAAGACCCCTACAAATAAGCAGGTTACATTTTTGGTATACCGTGAAGGAGATCAACTGAATTTCTTCCGTGTGGTCGATAGAGGGGATGGTACCCTGACACCACTATCGGAATCGCTCAG TGGAGGTTCGGTCTATAACTTGTACGCTGAAGATGAGGATGACTTTGAGGCTTCTCCATCTGGCCAACAGATTATAGAAAATTCGATCACTATGAACAAAATGAAGTTGTTGAAATCAAAGATGGAGAACATGAACCTCAATAAAAAG CCGAAGATGTCTTCGAAGTTGAAACCTCGGCCTCCTAATGCTCCTCGGCCTACAAGCATCTCAATGGCTTCTTCCCGTCACAGGCTTCTGAAAGCTCTCCCCCACATTGGACAAACCTGTCTACCTCCCGGGAACCCATATGTCTCGGAGTCTTCCCACAATGCACTTTCTACCCTAACTGCTGCTGCTAGGACAATACCGTCTATCACTAGTGACTTTCTGAAAGCAGAGGAGACCTGGGGAAGCCCATCATTAATTCCATCACTCTCTAGTATAAATTTACCCCCCAAGGTTTCACGTGTAGAACTTGAAGATGCTAGCCATTCAACAAATGCAGTTCTTTCCCCGGTTACACCTTTTCCCAAAAATGATGTGCTGAAAAAAgacagtgaccccattttacaccaGAACCTAAACCTTTTCTCATCTGAAGATGCATCTAGATCAATTTCTGAATCCTTTGCATTGTTGGCAGAGGCAGGACTCCCTGAGCAGTATGGAGAACTTTGCAGCTTGAGAAAAATGAAGTCTGATTTTGACCTGTTGGAAGGAAACCAAGAGGCCTCCACCATTGAGACACATCAGACTGCACTCTCCAAATCATCGAACTCTGATTTGATGGAGACATCTCTTAATACTTCTGAAGTAAGTCCACCAAGAAGCAAGTTTCTATCACCCATCCACTTTTCTCCAAAGTTAAATGATGCCACCTTCTCGACGTCACATCACCCCAAGTGTTTTGATTTCAGAAGCTTGAGACCACCAGCTTCACACAGTCATTTCCATTCTCTGCAACTCCGAAACATGGCCGATCCTACAACTTCTAGGACTACTAGATTCCGAGGTGTGAAAGTGGAATCTCCAGGGAAGGGATCAGATGTGATTTCGAAAATGGAGGCTAGAGATATGACAGAGTTGGTTAATAAAGCATCTAAAGAACCCATGGGATCACTTAACAATTTTGGATTTTTTGCTTCGCTGGCTCGAAGCACAAGTAGAGACGACTTGAACAGCTCCAACAATCCCGGAAGACTACGAAATCATCTTATCGCTCCACCAACAACCCTCCAGGAAGAGGCAATCTCCTTACATGACAGTTTGAACATCTTCAAT ACACCTCATAGAGTTGGGCAGAATGTGATAAATACAAGCTGTGGAAGAGGCACAG TTGAAGCCACACATCTCTTTCCTCCTGTTAAGTCTGTTCGGACTAAGAAGGCAACAAAACACTGCTTTCTCTGTGGGAAGAAAACTGGCCTGGCGACTAGCTATGAATGCAG GTGTGGGAACAATTTTTGTGCCACTCACCGTTATGCAGAAACTCACAGCTGTACCTATGACTACAAAACAGCGGGCAGGAGATATCTGCAAGAGTCCAACCCAGTCATAACTGCGCCAAAACTCCCCAAGATCTAA